A single region of the Marinobacter salinisoli genome encodes:
- the asd gene encoding archaetidylserine decarboxylase (Phosphatidylserine decarboxylase is synthesized as a single chain precursor. Generation of the pyruvoyl active site from a Ser is coupled to cleavage of a Gly-Ser bond between the larger (beta) and smaller (alpha chains). It is an integral membrane protein.) → MLNKLFVLSQYVTPQLAVSRLAGRLADDDSNPALKNRVIKWFIGRYGVNMSEALEPDPTAYPSFNAFFTRELKPGIRPIAEGEKTMACPVDGAISQLGQVTGDRVFQAKGQSFGLTELLGGDEHRAEPFAGGEFSTIYLSPKDYHRIHMPVAGTLREMVYIPGKLFSVNPVTAENVPNLFARNERVVCIFDTEAGPMALVLVGAMIVGSVETVWSGVVAPGDGQLTAIRYEGDQARRFEKGEEMGRFRLGSTVVMVMPKGAVSWNDKLAAGTTVRLGEAFGTLA, encoded by the coding sequence ATGCTTAACAAGTTGTTTGTTCTGAGCCAGTACGTTACGCCGCAACTCGCGGTCTCTCGCCTTGCCGGCCGCCTTGCTGACGATGACAGCAACCCGGCGCTCAAGAACCGGGTCATCAAATGGTTTATCGGCCGGTACGGGGTAAACATGAGCGAAGCATTGGAACCCGATCCGACCGCCTACCCGAGCTTCAATGCGTTCTTTACCCGTGAGTTGAAACCCGGTATTCGCCCGATTGCCGAGGGCGAAAAGACCATGGCCTGTCCGGTGGATGGCGCCATCAGCCAACTGGGGCAAGTCACGGGTGACCGGGTATTCCAGGCCAAGGGTCAATCATTCGGCCTGACCGAACTGCTCGGCGGCGATGAACACCGCGCCGAACCGTTTGCCGGGGGCGAGTTTTCGACCATTTACCTCTCCCCGAAGGACTATCACCGGATTCACATGCCGGTGGCGGGCACGTTAAGGGAAATGGTCTATATTCCGGGCAAGCTGTTCTCAGTGAATCCGGTCACGGCGGAGAACGTTCCCAACCTGTTCGCCCGCAATGAGCGCGTCGTGTGCATTTTCGATACCGAGGCAGGCCCGATGGCACTGGTTCTGGTCGGCGCTATGATTGTGGGTAGTGTGGAAACGGTCTGGTCTGGCGTTGTCGCGCCCGGTGACGGCCAGCTTACGGCCATCCGCTACGAAGGTGATCAGGCGAGAAGGTTTGAAAAAGGCGAGGAGATGGGCCGCTTCCGTCTGGGCTCAACCGTGGTCATGGTGATGCCCAAGGGCGCCGTCAGCTGGAACGACAAGCTGGCCGCCGGCACCACCGTCCGGCTAGGCGAAGCCTTCGGCACCCTGGCCTAA
- the epmA gene encoding EF-P lysine aminoacylase EpmA, protein MTNQPVWQPSASQAALESRAQQLSFVRGFFAQRQVMEVETPVLGRHGVTDLNLDGVYADVSAAGISGGWLQTSPEYHMKRLLAAGSGSIFQISKVFRDGERGSRHNPEFSMLEWYRVGFDDAALMSEVSDLVCGWLGCARPRIVAYRDALITCAHIDPFESSDRELRRSCEQWLEPEQLAGMGRDACLDLLMSFAVEPHLGRDVPEFIVGYPASQAALARVSTQDGHRVAHRFELYIDGLELCNGYWELVDASEQRHRFEHDNQLRRLAGKPERAIDEAFLQSVEAGLPECAGVALGLDRLLMLKLGTRDISDVLAFPFERA, encoded by the coding sequence ATGACGAATCAACCTGTCTGGCAACCCTCTGCCTCGCAGGCTGCATTGGAAAGCCGCGCACAACAGCTGTCGTTTGTGCGCGGCTTTTTTGCGCAGAGGCAGGTGATGGAGGTGGAAACACCGGTGCTGGGCCGGCATGGTGTGACCGACCTGAATCTGGACGGCGTCTACGCTGACGTGTCGGCGGCCGGCATTAGCGGCGGCTGGCTGCAAACCTCGCCTGAATACCACATGAAGCGTCTGCTGGCGGCGGGTTCCGGCAGTATCTTCCAGATTTCGAAAGTTTTTCGCGATGGTGAACGGGGCAGCCGGCATAATCCCGAATTCTCCATGCTGGAATGGTATCGGGTTGGGTTTGACGACGCGGCACTGATGTCGGAAGTGTCTGACCTAGTATGCGGTTGGCTCGGTTGCGCCCGCCCTCGGATCGTTGCCTATCGGGACGCCCTGATCACCTGTGCCCACATTGATCCGTTCGAATCGTCGGATCGTGAACTGCGGCGAAGTTGCGAGCAATGGCTCGAGCCCGAGCAGTTGGCAGGAATGGGGCGGGACGCCTGTCTCGATCTGTTGATGAGCTTCGCTGTGGAACCGCATCTGGGGCGTGACGTGCCGGAGTTTATTGTTGGATATCCAGCGTCCCAGGCGGCTCTTGCCCGGGTCTCCACGCAGGATGGGCATCGGGTGGCGCACCGGTTCGAGCTGTACATCGACGGGCTTGAGTTGTGCAACGGGTACTGGGAGCTGGTGGATGCCAGTGAGCAGCGGCATCGGTTTGAGCACGACAACCAGTTACGGCGCCTGGCCGGGAAGCCCGAAAGGGCCATCGATGAGGCGTTTTTGCAAAGCGTCGAGGCAGGCTTGCCCGAGTGCGCGGGTGTGGCACTCGGGCTGGATCGATTGCTGATGCTGAAACTGGGAACGCGCGATATTTCCGATGTCCTGGCGTTTCCGTTCGAGCGGGCCTAG
- the efp gene encoding elongation factor P produces the protein MASYSTNEFRSGLKVLLDGDPCIILDNEFVKPGKGQAFNRVKLRNLMSNRVWERTFKSGESLEAADVLEQDMEYLYTDGEFWHFMLTDGSFEQHAADAKAVGDTVKWLKEQDVYTVTLYNGAPLSVAPPNFVELEVVDTDPGMKGDTAQGGSKPATLSTGAVVNVPLFISIGEVLKVDTRSGEYVSRVKSS, from the coding sequence ATGGCTTCATATTCTACCAACGAATTCCGCAGTGGTCTTAAGGTTTTGCTCGATGGCGACCCCTGTATCATTCTCGACAACGAATTTGTAAAACCGGGCAAGGGGCAGGCATTCAACCGCGTGAAGCTGCGTAACCTGATGAGTAACCGGGTGTGGGAGCGCACATTCAAGTCTGGCGAATCCCTGGAAGCGGCAGACGTTCTCGAGCAGGACATGGAATACCTCTATACCGATGGCGAATTCTGGCACTTCATGCTGACGGACGGTTCTTTCGAGCAGCATGCCGCCGATGCAAAAGCGGTTGGCGATACCGTCAAGTGGCTCAAGGAGCAGGATGTATACACCGTCACCCTGTATAACGGTGCGCCCCTGTCTGTTGCGCCGCCGAATTTTGTTGAGCTGGAGGTGGTTGATACCGACCCCGGCATGAAAGGTGATACTGCCCAGGGCGGCTCCAAGCCCGCGACCCTGTCCACCGGGGCTGTGGTAAACGTTCCCCTGTTCATCAGCATCGGTGAAGTGCTGAAGGTGGACACTCGTTCCGGTGAGTACGTCAGTCGCGTGAAAAGCAGCTGA
- the epmB gene encoding EF-P beta-lysylation protein EpmB has product MIQRTPTAIEAHRAEDTRTWQQLLSSSVTSPQALLERLELTPERWLNGARSGHALFPVRVPEPFLNRMRKGDPDDPLLRQVLPLTAESETADGYVRDPLAESGAIQTTGLIRKYRSRALLMVTGQCAINCRYCFRRHFPYEDQRLSPSDRNQVIETLISSPEINEVILSGGDPLVASDRLLAEWADSITRVPHIKRLRLHTRLPVVIPQRVCDALLDWVKNPPVPVVMVLHINHPAEIDADVRAALGRLADAGVTLLNQSVILRGVNDTADVLESLSEALFAAGVLPYYLHAFDPVRGAHHFDVPDEQAQSLIQQLLVRLPGFLVPRLVREVPGEQSKTPLNLHL; this is encoded by the coding sequence ATGATACAGCGAACTCCCACCGCTATAGAAGCCCACCGCGCCGAAGACACCCGAACCTGGCAGCAATTACTTTCCAGCTCCGTCACATCGCCACAGGCCCTGCTGGAACGACTCGAACTGACACCAGAGCGTTGGCTGAACGGCGCCCGTAGCGGTCATGCACTGTTTCCTGTTCGGGTACCGGAGCCTTTCCTGAACCGCATGCGCAAAGGTGATCCGGACGATCCGCTACTGCGTCAGGTGTTACCGCTGACGGCAGAATCCGAGACCGCCGATGGCTACGTGCGAGACCCTCTGGCAGAAAGCGGAGCAATCCAGACCACGGGATTGATTCGAAAATACCGCAGCCGGGCATTGCTGATGGTGACCGGCCAGTGCGCCATCAACTGCCGCTACTGCTTCCGGCGCCACTTTCCCTACGAGGATCAGCGCCTGTCCCCCAGCGACCGGAACCAGGTGATTGAAACGCTGATCAGCAGCCCCGAAATCAATGAAGTCATTCTCAGCGGCGGCGATCCGCTGGTGGCCAGCGACCGATTGCTGGCCGAATGGGCCGACTCCATCACCCGGGTGCCTCACATCAAGCGGCTTCGGCTCCATACCCGGCTGCCTGTCGTCATCCCCCAGAGAGTGTGCGATGCCCTGCTCGACTGGGTGAAGAACCCCCCCGTGCCCGTGGTGATGGTATTGCACATCAACCATCCGGCCGAGATCGATGCCGACGTACGCGCGGCGCTGGGCAGGCTGGCCGATGCGGGCGTTACGTTACTGAACCAAAGCGTGATCCTGAGAGGTGTCAACGACACCGCCGATGTCCTCGAATCACTGAGCGAAGCCCTGTTCGCGGCCGGGGTGCTGCCTTACTACCTGCACGCCTTTGACCCGGTCCGAGGCGCCCACCATTTCGATGTACCCGACGAACAGGCCCAGTCGCTGATTCAGCAACTGCTCGTTCGGCTGCCCGGTTTCCTGGTGCCCAGGCTCGTTCGGGAGGTCCCCGGAGAGCAAAGCAAAACTCCGCTGAACCTGCACTTGTGA
- a CDS encoding GTPase yields MEGTILKPDLRVPEQKTATLSFCDPTPKAFRDWTGQLPLANIGEASRQLYHAIIELNQLFIHPQQRLQLLERIREKIRFVCDELSRHYLGMSVALTEKQRKIANLSQALQLHLAAGYKLCVLELLDDGSVDRNRKHLVLACHRAISELATTIVRSHQLYCPSPTRSWLECHRLFRFALKNRLVNIEVEDETLQHRRTSTVADAYKRILLLGCARPNQLRQNELLQVYELFELWSDHVSCLTDVREDSLFVINLEHDNPPMYRSLLEQSPCDDSIGFDSQRLSAMVAETLHNRRNHLDAESPLPVPARINDTLLTHLSQALGIVAKRNFNRIACQGSLEICVGLTAAHYFVAGEKPFADFIDGNENEDQDQGNRFIRSAQQKNDPWSNAHDSAPGQNMLHAADTPINFRGSAGTSSPSPGGDKNRPRAHLAALINTSPGGYCVAWESAIPSVLQAGEILGVREHHSHPWSIAMVRWIQQVKNEGTQVGIELLAPSASPCGVKLIQKVGNSSEYLRGLLLPEISAINQAATLVTPRLPFQSGSRISLLHDGRVDEGVLSNKVASSGSISQFELKLHHTDHRTMAETSVPSASEDDFDSLWPSL; encoded by the coding sequence ATGGAAGGCACGATTCTGAAACCAGATTTGCGAGTCCCGGAGCAAAAGACGGCGACACTGTCTTTCTGCGACCCAACACCAAAAGCGTTCAGGGACTGGACCGGGCAACTTCCCCTGGCCAATATCGGTGAAGCCTCACGCCAGCTGTATCACGCCATCATCGAATTGAACCAGTTGTTCATCCACCCGCAACAGCGCCTGCAACTGCTGGAACGGATCCGGGAGAAAATCCGGTTCGTCTGCGACGAGCTGTCGCGACACTACCTCGGCATGTCGGTGGCACTGACCGAGAAACAGCGCAAAATTGCCAACCTGTCCCAGGCCCTGCAACTGCATCTGGCCGCCGGCTACAAACTCTGTGTACTGGAACTGCTCGATGACGGCAGCGTTGATCGCAACCGCAAGCATCTGGTGCTGGCCTGTCACCGGGCCATTTCAGAACTGGCCACCACGATCGTCCGCTCTCATCAGCTGTACTGCCCCAGCCCCACCCGAAGCTGGCTTGAGTGCCACCGGCTGTTCCGCTTCGCACTCAAAAACAGGCTGGTGAACATCGAGGTGGAGGATGAAACCCTGCAGCATCGCCGCACCAGCACGGTGGCGGATGCCTACAAGCGAATCCTTTTGCTGGGCTGCGCCCGGCCCAACCAGCTGCGCCAGAACGAGCTTTTGCAGGTTTACGAGCTGTTTGAACTCTGGAGCGATCACGTTTCATGCCTGACCGACGTGCGTGAAGACAGCCTGTTCGTGATCAACCTTGAGCATGACAACCCACCCATGTACCGGAGTCTGCTGGAGCAGTCACCCTGCGACGACAGCATCGGTTTTGACAGTCAGCGGCTGTCAGCCATGGTGGCGGAAACCCTGCACAATCGCCGTAATCACCTCGATGCGGAATCGCCGCTGCCGGTTCCGGCGCGGATTAACGACACCCTGCTGACACACCTCAGCCAGGCTCTGGGCATTGTTGCCAAGCGGAATTTCAATCGAATTGCCTGCCAGGGTTCGCTGGAAATCTGCGTGGGCCTGACCGCCGCTCACTACTTTGTTGCTGGCGAGAAGCCGTTTGCCGATTTCATCGACGGTAACGAAAACGAGGATCAGGACCAAGGTAATCGGTTTATCCGCTCCGCCCAACAGAAGAACGATCCTTGGTCCAATGCCCACGACAGCGCACCCGGCCAGAACATGCTGCACGCCGCCGATACGCCCATCAACTTCCGGGGTTCAGCGGGCACCAGCTCACCATCGCCCGGCGGCGACAAAAACCGGCCCCGGGCGCACCTCGCGGCACTGATCAACACCAGTCCCGGTGGCTACTGCGTTGCCTGGGAAAGCGCCATTCCAAGCGTTTTGCAGGCTGGCGAAATCCTCGGTGTCCGCGAGCACCACTCCCACCCGTGGAGCATCGCGATGGTGCGCTGGATTCAGCAGGTCAAAAACGAGGGTACTCAGGTCGGCATTGAGTTACTGGCGCCCAGCGCCTCGCCCTGCGGCGTGAAACTGATCCAGAAAGTCGGTAACAGTTCGGAGTATCTTCGTGGCCTGTTGCTGCCCGAAATCAGCGCAATCAACCAGGCAGCCACTCTGGTAACGCCACGACTGCCATTCCAGTCCGGCAGTCGAATCTCCCTGTTGCACGATGGCCGGGTAGACGAGGGGGTGCTGTCCAACAAGGTGGCATCGTCCGGCAGCATCAGCCAGTTTGAGCTCAAACTTCACCATACTGACCATCGCACTATGGCGGAAACGTCCGTGCCCAGCGCCAGTGAGGACGATTTCGACTCGCTCTGGCCGTCCCTCTAG
- a CDS encoding EAL domain-containing response regulator yields the protein MQKKNATVHLLILDPSQNDAEALVSLLRNSGKATRAHRITSEEDLEETLKSGQWDLLIARDLDEEFRADDALAMIRRMDKDVPFVLLTNDYSRERTVEIIKAGAQDTVPVDQNDLLVLVVNRELAALEERRRRRLLESHLREAEQRCQLLLESSKDAIAYINDGMHIYANQSYMEFLGYDDIDDLICIPVLDTLTPESQDKYKGFMKSFVEQGEDGMTLNCVARRSDDHELNVTMSVSAATYDGEACTQIVLQPEHSDAELEEKLRQISSQDLLTGLYNRQFLMDALGENIAKAAKNSESGALAYIALDNFMSLKGQVGISGADLLLGDLANLLKEQAGEGTTLARLSDDAFAIMSQPCDEKTMAELSERVRKAVEDHLFDINGRTVQFTVSIGVAAITENSPKAEELMARAHTASSDVRKQEGKEQGNGVLVYNPADYETLDESNSVEAILKALEDNRFRLLFQPIINLRGEGEEHYEAFVRMVNKDNEEVSPYDFLPPMGPADTAIKIDRWVILQTIKQLASHRSRGHETRLFLNITAETLQDKTFTAWLSVALKAARLPGDSLIFQIREGDANNYLKQAKEFTKAIQELHCKISISQFGGAINPFNTLKHINADYVKIDGSFTEEIQKSDEAKEQVKEMVKTLQNNGKLTIIPLVENAGVLATLWQAGVNYIQGYYLQAPVPEMNYDFGDQ from the coding sequence ATGCAGAAGAAGAACGCGACCGTACATCTTTTAATCCTTGACCCCTCCCAGAATGATGCCGAAGCGCTCGTTAGCCTGTTGCGCAACTCCGGCAAGGCCACCCGGGCACATCGCATCACCTCCGAGGAAGACCTCGAGGAAACCCTGAAATCGGGTCAGTGGGATCTGCTGATTGCCCGGGACCTCGACGAGGAGTTCAGGGCAGACGATGCCCTGGCGATGATCCGCCGCATGGACAAAGATGTTCCGTTCGTGCTGCTCACCAACGACTATAGCCGCGAACGCACCGTCGAAATCATCAAAGCGGGCGCGCAGGACACAGTGCCCGTAGATCAAAACGATCTGCTGGTTCTTGTGGTGAACCGGGAACTGGCCGCGCTCGAGGAGCGTCGCCGCCGCCGACTGCTGGAGTCTCACCTGCGCGAAGCGGAACAGCGCTGTCAGCTGCTGCTGGAAAGCTCCAAGGATGCCATTGCCTACATTAACGACGGCATGCACATCTACGCCAACCAGTCGTACATGGAATTCCTCGGCTATGACGACATCGACGATCTGATCTGCATTCCGGTTCTCGACACCCTGACGCCAGAGAGCCAGGACAAGTACAAAGGATTCATGAAGTCCTTCGTTGAGCAAGGCGAAGACGGGATGACGCTTAACTGCGTCGCGCGTCGCAGTGACGATCACGAATTGAACGTCACCATGTCGGTGTCGGCCGCCACCTACGACGGTGAAGCCTGCACCCAGATCGTACTTCAGCCGGAGCACAGCGACGCTGAACTGGAAGAAAAGTTGCGCCAGATCAGCAGCCAGGATCTGCTGACCGGCCTGTACAACCGACAGTTCCTGATGGACGCGCTCGGCGAAAACATCGCCAAAGCCGCCAAGAACAGCGAATCCGGCGCCCTCGCTTACATTGCGCTGGATAACTTCATGAGCCTGAAGGGTCAGGTGGGTATATCCGGTGCTGATCTGCTGCTGGGTGACCTGGCAAACCTTCTGAAGGAACAGGCCGGTGAAGGAACGACCCTGGCCCGCCTGAGCGACGACGCCTTCGCCATCATGAGCCAGCCGTGCGATGAGAAAACCATGGCCGAACTGAGCGAGCGCGTTCGCAAGGCAGTGGAAGACCACTTGTTCGACATCAACGGACGCACCGTCCAGTTCACGGTCAGCATCGGTGTTGCGGCAATCACCGAGAACTCGCCGAAGGCCGAGGAGCTGATGGCCCGGGCCCACACTGCCTCGTCAGATGTACGCAAGCAGGAAGGCAAGGAACAGGGCAACGGCGTGCTGGTCTACAACCCGGCCGACTACGAAACCCTGGATGAAAGCAATTCGGTCGAAGCCATTCTCAAGGCCCTGGAGGACAATCGTTTCCGGTTGCTGTTCCAGCCGATCATTAATCTGCGTGGTGAGGGCGAGGAACACTACGAGGCGTTTGTCCGTATGGTGAACAAGGACAACGAGGAAGTATCGCCTTATGACTTCCTGCCGCCGATGGGGCCGGCAGACACCGCCATCAAAATTGACCGCTGGGTAATTCTGCAGACCATCAAACAGCTGGCCAGCCACCGCTCACGGGGTCACGAGACTCGCCTGTTCCTGAACATCACGGCGGAAACCCTGCAGGACAAGACCTTCACTGCCTGGCTCAGCGTAGCCCTGAAAGCCGCAAGGCTGCCGGGGGATTCGCTGATTTTCCAGATACGGGAAGGCGACGCCAACAATTACCTGAAACAGGCCAAGGAATTCACCAAAGCCATTCAGGAACTGCACTGCAAGATTTCCATTTCCCAATTCGGCGGTGCAATCAATCCGTTCAACACCCTCAAGCACATTAATGCGGATTACGTGAAGATTGACGGATCCTTCACGGAAGAAATCCAGAAGAGCGACGAGGCCAAGGAACAGGTCAAGGAAATGGTCAAAACGCTGCAGAACAACGGCAAGCTGACCATCATTCCGCTGGTCGAGAATGCCGGGGTGCTGGCTACCCTTTGGCAGGCGGGCGTGAACTACATCCAAGGCTACTACCTGCAGGCACCGGTTCCCGAGATGAACTACGATTTCGGCGACCAATAA
- the serB gene encoding phosphoserine phosphatase SerB — translation MSELILINVSGRDQPGLTSEITGIMGQYDVRILDIGQAVIHDHLTWGILIEIPDASKSSPVIRDLLFRLHALDLQVHFAPITIEEYQSWAEARNRACYIVTLLSRDIKAEQIARVSAITARHGLNIDNITRLSARPSLKPSENRIACVEFSVRGQPADLEQLRADFLHIAGEMNVDIAFQQDSIFRRNRRLVVFDMDSTLIEAEVIDELALEAGVGDQVAEITERAMQGELDFSQSFAERLALLKGLDESVLERVAARLKMTEGAEHLIRSLKALGYRTAILSGGFTYFARHLQAKLGIDYVYANELAIENGKVTGQVSGQIVDGKRKAELLLEIAEKERISRAQVIAVGDGANDLPMLSQAGLGVAFRAKPLVKESARHAISTLGLDAILYLIGFRESETNQGLADAGN, via the coding sequence GTGAGTGAACTCATACTGATCAACGTGTCCGGGCGCGACCAACCCGGGCTGACCTCGGAAATCACCGGGATCATGGGGCAGTACGATGTCCGAATTCTCGACATCGGCCAGGCGGTGATTCACGACCACCTGACGTGGGGCATCCTGATCGAGATTCCGGATGCGTCCAAATCCTCGCCGGTGATTCGGGACCTGCTGTTCCGTCTGCACGCGCTGGATCTTCAGGTGCATTTTGCGCCGATTACGATTGAGGAATATCAATCCTGGGCTGAGGCGCGTAACCGGGCCTGCTACATCGTTACCTTGCTGTCCCGGGACATCAAGGCGGAGCAGATCGCCCGTGTATCGGCGATCACCGCCCGCCACGGCCTCAATATCGACAACATCACCCGCCTGTCGGCACGTCCGTCCCTGAAGCCATCGGAGAACCGCATTGCCTGTGTCGAGTTTTCCGTACGTGGCCAGCCGGCCGATCTGGAGCAGCTGCGGGCGGATTTTCTGCATATCGCGGGCGAGATGAACGTGGATATCGCGTTCCAGCAAGACTCTATTTTCCGCCGCAATCGCCGGCTGGTGGTGTTCGATATGGACTCGACACTGATTGAAGCTGAAGTGATCGATGAGCTGGCACTGGAGGCCGGGGTGGGCGACCAGGTGGCAGAGATTACTGAGCGGGCCATGCAGGGTGAGCTCGACTTCAGTCAGAGCTTTGCCGAGCGTCTTGCGCTCCTGAAGGGGTTGGATGAGTCTGTGCTGGAGCGGGTTGCGGCTCGCCTGAAGATGACGGAAGGTGCCGAGCACCTGATCAGGAGTCTCAAGGCGCTGGGCTACCGCACGGCGATTCTGTCTGGAGGTTTCACTTACTTTGCCCGGCATCTGCAGGCCAAGCTGGGCATTGATTATGTCTACGCCAATGAGCTGGCAATTGAAAACGGTAAGGTAACCGGGCAGGTTTCCGGCCAGATCGTCGATGGCAAGCGCAAGGCCGAACTGTTGCTGGAAATCGCCGAGAAGGAGCGCATCTCCCGTGCTCAGGTGATTGCCGTCGGGGACGGCGCCAATGATCTTCCCATGCTCAGCCAGGCGGGGCTCGGGGTTGCGTTCCGGGCGAAGCCACTGGTGAAGGAATCGGCTCGCCATGCGATCTCGACGCTTGGGCTGGACGCCATTCTGTATCTGATCGGTTTTCGCGAGAGTGAGACCAATCAAGGGCTCGCGGACGCAGGTAACTGA